Genomic segment of Arachis stenosperma cultivar V10309 chromosome 4, arast.V10309.gnm1.PFL2, whole genome shotgun sequence:
CACATTTTAGCCAAAATGGAAACTTGTAATTTCTTAGCTGCTTCTTAGTTATTAAAAAGTTCCATTTAATTTGCTTCTCCAGTTTTTTAATACAAAGGACATTGAAAATTTTAGTGTTTTCATATATGCAAATTTAGTCCTTAACAAAATGCTTATTCTAAACAAATTCGTAGGGGCAGAGAATATGTGCAAAACTCTTTAACACATCTATTTATACTTTGCTTTATTCAGTCATCCAAATTTTTTGGTACTACAGTCTGCATATATAGTACCAACTTTTTATATATCTATTTTATTATGATAAATTCCTTaattacaaatatatatatcGTTACAACTTGCAAGACATAGAGCTGCTGCTTATCAGGTTTGGCAAGAAAGCTAACTGGaactttcttgaataaaaaagatagaaagcaataaactaaagaaaaaaaggaaTCAAGTTTTGTGATTTGTTATTGATCATAAAACAAGAAATCAGAATTATAGCTTTCTCTCTACAATGAGTTATGCTATACATCACTCTTCCTTAACCAGCTGTTGCAAATAGGCTAATTCAGTAATTCTAACTACCTAACTGTCActcttttccttttttgtttttctgttaACAATGAAAcaataaagtaataaaaaattGCAGAATCAAGCAAGAAAGTTATAGAGACTATAGAATTTGGAAAATCAAGATTAATCAAAGCTATCTTATGAGAGACAGCTACAAACCAAAAGGTAAACTCCCTATAGATTAACTAAGCATTCAAAATTACAAGTAATGACAACAAGCTATGCTAACAAGCTTATATGCATCATCATTCTAAGTACATTTCTAAAAATGTTGAACAAATCCAATTTAAAAGGTCTCTAACTTTATATATGACatcaacattttttttttccgcttcataaatcataaacaaaaaagataaatcAACTGACCATTATTATATATCTAAATATTTAGAACTAGTTTCTAAGTCCTTTAAACTTCCAACGCTGATGAGTATTACCACCACTCTCATTGTAGACGCATACAACTACTACTCATCTCTAATTATTGTTTGTTTTTTCTATGTGCACTTCTCTATTCCCCAACTTTTGCCTAAAATCCATACAGTGAACTGTTGTTGTAActttcaaaatcaaacatatTACAATACTATAAACAAAAACTCAAATGAGATATCCAGATTTAAGCAACTGAGAGGAGAACCTGGAAAACAGGAACAACAGGAAAGCTATTGGCAGCAGAGCCAGATTTCTCCCTCACCTGTGTAATGCACAAAGCATAAATGATTACTTCATAACTTGAACCACGAGTAACAGACCAAACAGGGCTATTAAAAAGTTATATCAACGTAAGAAAATTGAACATCAATACATAATACTGAGAGCAAAATAGAACTCACTTGCAGGGCATTCTTTACTTCAGATTGCTCAGGTATCAATCTAAATGCCATGCCATTCACCTTCAGCTGAAAAACCTATCAGAAACAGAAATTTTAAGATAAATACCAGAATGgatgaaattgaaattcaagGACAGGAACGAGAATGCAATGAAGAAATTAGGGAACTTTGTTGAGCACAACGGGAACAACTTTGGAGCCGCCACGCATGCGAGGGTCGACCGTAGAAACTTGGCGGAGCTGGGCTTGGGCTTGAAGCAGAAGAGGCTCCGACAACCAGCAAGAACTCCTCCGACGGGTAGCTGAGCGCATACACGGGGACATCCTCGATTTTTTCTTATCCTCtattaatttagaaaatttgaCAGGCGTGCATGTTTGGgccattattttgttaaaaaatgatttttttttaataaaaaagatctttttttattttttaatgtgtttggcaaatttttagtactaaaaataaaagtactagtaaaataaaaaaatcttttttgagaagctgtaatttatatctttttctaaaagatcttttttccttataaaaaaaatatttttcatataataaataaacaaaaaagtacttttatattattatacccaaacataattgatagataaaaagacctttttacataagatatccaaacataaaattatttttacttctctataagatcttttaaaaaaaaataattcgaaaaaagatcttttcttaAAAGCTCACCCAAACAAGCCTGTCGTGGAGGAACTGGAAGAGCTTCTTCTTTGCCGGAGAGGAGAGGAAGAACGCTGAACCCTAGAGAAGATAAACaacttttcttatttttttattttttagatgtaattttgttttgttttctaaattgttcaaaatttaaaaatataaaaccaaTGTTAAttgacttttaaattttgacCAAATTAAGAGTAATTTTTGTCGaacataaaaaaagatatttaaggttttttgtaaaattaaataaaaaatattttttatttttattaaattataagggtattttagtaaaataatatgatatatatttaaaaaaaattaatttcttacgTGATAATCCACGCgtcatattttaatttatccACGTTTTTGTTATACCGGTACGTGTGAATTTATTATCATACCAAAACAAACACTTATATTTTTTCCACAAAAAGTAGAGTGGCTCATAATCCTCCAGTTAAGCgcataaatataaaaagttcTTTTCATCATAGTTGttagaaccgaaccggtgatcgaACCGGTCAAGCTATTGGGTCACTGGGTCACTGGTTCAACCGGTGGGTCACTGGTTGAACCGGTTAACTCGGtcctatgtaaataaaaaataaaatataggaaaaaattagaattaaaaatttaaaatacatattttactaatattttaaaaatatctagcTATTCTAAACAATATGGAACAGAAACAATaagtattttgttaattttactctatcataaatatttttattttgtttttatattaaaataagtattattttcgaattttaataatttattaattagtttatatctattatactattatatactacaagtatttattgaaaaataatattaatagatattatataattatgaaaaaaataataagtgaATTTATAATTactgttaaataaaaatataattaatttaaaaatgagtgagcttataattaaaattaaaataaattaaataaaagtaaattatttaccaaaagatattaatatatattataatttgtatCCATATTAGTATAAGACAAGGTAGCCTGGTGGACATAGCTACCTTTTATTTCCTGGAGGGATGAGGTTCGAACCCCAACGGCTTCATTTTGAAGAGATTTTAAATTGTTCCGGTTCGGTCGGACCGGTTGCCACCGAATTTGACCGGTTTCTACCGGTTCTTTGCGGGTTTGACCGGTTCGCACCGGTTCTTAACCTTGTGCGGTCCAATCATTGGACCGGACCGGTATAGGATCCGGTTCACCGGTTTTccggtcgaaccggccggtccggtccggttcTGCTAACAGTGCTTTTCATTAATAAATGGCTAAAACCAAAAGT
This window contains:
- the LOC130976584 gene encoding protein TIC 22-like, chloroplastic isoform X3, whose translation is MSPCMRSATRRRSSCWLSEPLLLQAQAQLRQVSTVDPRMRGGSKVFQLKVNGMAFRLIPEQSEVKNALQVREKSGSAANSFPVVPVFQ
- the LOC130976584 gene encoding protein TIC 22-like, chloroplastic isoform X1, translated to MSPCMRSATRRRSSCWLSEPLLLQAQAQLRQVSTVDPRMRGGSKVVPVVLNKVFQLKVNGMAFRLIPEQSEVKNALQVREKSGSAANSFPVVPVFQ
- the LOC130976584 gene encoding protein TIC 22-like, chloroplastic isoform X2, with protein sequence MSPCMRSATRRRSSCWLSEPLLLQAQAQLRQVSTVDPRMRGGSKVVPVFQLKVNGMAFRLIPEQSEVKNALQVREKSGSAANSFPVVPVFQ